A region of the Leptospiraceae bacterium genome:
GATTCAAAGAATCCAGGATTAGGTCTAATTGTTTACCTTGGACTTGGTTACGCTGGTGTTAAGATCGGCTATGCATTTTCTAAGAAGCCCGGTCTTGCCATCTTTGGTGGAAGCGGAGGACCGATTCGACCATTTATCTTGGGTAACGAGAAGCCAGAAGAAATTCGCGATAAGATTCTAGATACATCTGTTGTAATTGACGGTCGCATTTTAGACATTGCAGATACGCATTTTATTGACGGTCCCCTCATTTTACCTAACTTCGTTCTTCGCGAAATCCAACTGATTAGTGATTCATCCGATCCGATAAAACGAGCTCGTGGTCGTCGCGGTTTAGATATGCTGAATAAGTTGCAACGCAAAGGCACGATTGAAGTTAAGATTACTTATACAGACTACACGGATACGCGCGAAGTCGATGCCAAGCTCATTAAACTAGCTCGCGACACCGGAGCTAAGCTTGTCACAAACGACTTCAATCTCAATAAAGTTGCCGAATTGCAAGGTGTAAAGGTTCTTAACCTTAATAATCTAGCGAATGCACTTAAGCCTGTAGTTCTTCCTGGTGAAGAAATTGCCATCCAAGTTATCAAAGAGGGCAAGGACGAAAACCAAGGAATCGGTTATCTTGAAGATGGAACTATGGTAGTGATAGAGAACGGCGGTCACTTAGTCGGAAAAGATGTTCGAGTGAATGTAACCTCTATTATCCAGACTGCTGCTGGAAAGATGATTTTCACAAAGGCTATAAAATAATCTTTCCCCACGTTTGTTTTATATTACCACAATAAATTTGTTATCCAAGGGCGGGGCTTAAACCCCGCCCTTGGATAATCGGGGCATCGTAAAGACTTGATTAATCAAGTTCTTACGATTTTAAGCTTGCTTTTTCAGAAAGATTCTCCAAGGTAAAAGTATGAAAAGTATTTTTTACATTTTTCTATTTTTCTTTATAATACTCTTCAGCTTTCAGCGCATAATAGATAACGAATGCATTTGTGGTGGAATTGGGGTTAGTGAGAACGACTGTGTCTTCTCTATTCATTCAGAATCTTCCGATAGCGGTGAACATGCAAAAGAGCATATCTGTGTTAACTGTCCTTGTAATTATATTCTAATTTCTTATTCAATATTCTATCTCAACAAAATCTATACACAAATTACTATTTCTTATATCGTATCTCCGCTTTTTACGGCGGTTAATTTCGATTATCTCTTGAATTTAATTCGACCTCCTAGAATTATTTTTACTTAAAAAGATTACCACCGATAGGGTTCAGGCTTATTCGGTCATCTCGAACATGCGAAGGCGTAGGTTCGCGAATACTTGGAGCGAAGGGCGGGAAATCGTGAGAGATCTATCTGACAAGAATACGATAGTGCTAAGCAAGATAGACCCCTCACATCGCTTGGCGGTCGTGTGAGCGAAACGAAAGGGTGGAAACTGTTCGGGGTGACCGGAGAAGTCCATACACCGAACTTAATTAATCTATCTTCATTGGTAAAATTAAAATCTTCAAAGGAGGAGTTTATGAAATCATTTTATATAATTTTAATTCTATTCGCATTTGGAATTTATGCAATAGAATCAGACTCACATGCGGAAAATTCGCATTGTGCGGGTAATGCAAAATTACTCACAATAGTCGAGTGCGTATTAAATCATAGTCCCGAGTTTAAGAGAACTCGAATTGAATTAACCGCAATCAAAGGCAAGAAAATAGCGGCAGCGTATTTATTTCCTTCCAATCCTAGTATTCAGGTAATGAATGCATACAGAAAGCAAGCACAGTCGGAGGTAACAGTATTTAACCCCAATGCTCAAACTGCGATCAATGGAGAATTTCAACTTTCACAAGAGTTTTACATTTCCGGGCAAAGAGGCAAACGAATGGAAGTCGCTGATTCTGAATTTGCAGCTCAAATAAAAAAAGTAGCGACCATGGAAAGAGATACAACTGCACAAGCACTTTCTGCTGCTGTATTTTATAAAAATTCTTTAGAGGAATATAGGATTACTGAATTCCTCTATCAGAATTCACAGGATATGGCTAGTGTTGTGCAAGGTAGAGCAGAGAAAGGACTCGCAGCAGGAATTGATGCTGATATTGCGAATGCAGAAGTATCTAAAATTTCTAGATTACTCAATTCTGCCATTCGAAAGAGAGATGGGGCAAAGGGCAATTTAACTGTCATGATGGGGGTTAATTATGATTTGTCTCTAACTATAATTGATTCAATCCCAGACATCCAATTGAATACAAAGAATACGCAAGAGTTAATAGCTACCGCACTCAAACAAAGAACAGAAGTAGATGCAGGAGTTTTAGATGTTAGGACTGCTCAAAAAAGAATAGACCTTTTAAGAAGAGAGTCTATTCCCAATTTAACAGTATCAGCATATCTACAGCGAGATGGGTTTAATGAAAATGTGATGGGCGCACGAGCCTCTATACCGCTTAGAGTATGGAGAGACAATAGTGGAGAGATTGTAGAATCAGAGGCTCGAAAGGAACAAGCAATGACGAACTTAGAAGTAAATCAGCATACAATTAAATTTGAAGTGATTCGAGCAGTTTCCAATTTTAATTCCTTGAGAGAGGAAACTAAAAATTATCCGCAGGAGTTAATGAAGAGGGTAGATGAAGATTTACTTTCAATCAAAAAAGCTTTATCGACTGGGCAAATGAATATTCGAGATGCGTTAGTCGCTCAAAACTCTCTCGTTACGTTGAAACTCTCTTACATCCAAAGTCAATCTGACTACGATTTATCCAAAATAGAGTTACTGCGCTCTGTTGGATTTCCATTGTTACAATACGCAGTAGTAGCGAAGTGAGGAAAATATGAAATACTATAAAATCTATACAATACTAGCCATTCTAGTAATCGCCTTTACATCATACAGGGCGTATAAATATTTCTCTAAAAAGAAAGCCGCACCAGAAGCGGTAGAATCAAGTAAGCCTCTAGATGATGGCACTATCAGAGTTGATTCGGAAGTTTCTAAAGATGTAAATCTGCATTCGACACAGGTGAATACAGGAGAGTTTCAAGAAGCAATAAGTCTCATCGGCGAAGTAATGGCAGACCCGGATAGAGTAACAAAAATCAGTGCACGTATTCCCGGTAGAGTTTCCGATGTTCGATTTATCGAAGGATCGAGAGTCAAAAAAGGACAAGTTCTTGTTACACTAGAATCTCCTGAAGCAGCAAGGTCAAAGTCTAAATACTTGAGCACATTATCAAGAGTAAACGCTGTTGAGAGAAATGCAAAGCGAATTAGAGAATTGGTTAATTTAAAATTAGCCGCCGAGCAAGAAGCCATCAATGCAGAATCTGAATTAAGAGTGCAGGAGTCGGAACTTAGAGCGGATAAGGGTAATTTGCTCGCACTTGGTATACCTGTCCCTGATACGACAGGTCTAAATAGTGCAGGGGAGAATTCTGGTAGAATAGAAATTCTTTCCCCAATTGATGGAATTATTCTGAGTAGAGAAATTGTAAAAGGCTCACAGGTAGATGCAATCACGAGTCTTGCTACAATCGGAAATCTAGACTCTGTTTGGTTCATGGTAAAACTCTTCGAAAAAGATTTAGGGAAAGTCGCTGAAGGAGATTTAGCAAAAGTAAAATTAAATCCTTATCCAAAGGAAGAATTCGAAGGTAGACTCATGTATATAGGAAACCAAATTGATTTAGGTTCGAGAACAGTGAGTGGTCGAATCGTAATCAAAAACAAGAATCATATGGCAAAGATTGGACTCTTCGGAACAGCCGAGCTTTATACTTCCGATTACAATGTATTAGCCGTTCCAATCGATGCCATTGCTCCCATGCAAGGAAAAGATTATGTTTTCGTAGAAGAGAAGCCGGGAGAATACAAAGCAAGAGAAGTTAAATTAGGCAGAAGAAATTCTACAATCGTTGAAGTTTTATCCGGTCTTTCGGTCGGAGAATATATTGTGGATACTGGTATTTTTACGCTAAAGTCTACATTTTTAAAATCTACTTTCGGAGAATAATATGAAATTTCTTACATTAATTGTAGAATGGTCTCTCGAAAATAGAGTCATCGTTCTAGCGGCTACCGCGTTATTCTTCTTCTTTGGTTTAGACTCTGCGCGTAAAATGAAGATGGATGCGATTCCTGATGTTACAACGATTCAAGTGCAAGTCATAACTTCCGCACCTTCCCTTTCTCCTTTGGAAATTGAGCAGTATGTAACCTTTCCTGTCGAGCGGTCAATGTCGGGTATCCCCCATGTGGAAGAAGTGCGCTCCATTTCTCGATATGGTTTGTCTGTCGTAACGATTGTATTCAAAGACTCAATGAATATTTTTTTGGCGAGACAACTTGTTGGAGAAAGACTTGCCGATGCGGTGAATAATATTCCAAAGGGATATGGAACACCTACCATGGGTCCAATATCTACTGGACTTGGTGAGATTTACCAGTTTACACTGAGTAGCCGCAATCACAGCTTAATGGAATTAACCACTTATTTGAATTGGTATGTAAATCCAATTTTAAAAACAATTCCAGGAGTTGTTGAGGTCAATACTTTTGGTGGTCATGTGAAGCAATACCAGATTATCCTCAACATGGAGAGAATGCAATCACTTGGCATTGTAATGACGGACGTGATAGAGGCACTACAAAAAAACAATGCGTCTATGGGGGGAGGATACATTGAGCACAACAAAGAACATTTTGTAATAGTAGCGAGTGGACTTGCTGGCTCACTAGAAGATTTAGGAAAAGTGTTCGTAGGCAAGACAAAAGAAGGAACACCAATTTCTCTTACTATGATCGCAGAATTAAAATTCGGTGCAAGACTAAGACTCGGTGCAACAACGAAAGACGGAGAAGGGGAAGTCGTGGGGGCAATCGCTCTTATGCTCATGAAAGAAAATTCTCTTCAAGTAAGTGAAGCGGTTCATGCAAAATTAGAAGAGCTTAAGAAGACTTTGCCAGAAGGCATCGTTGTTGAAACTTACTATGATCGTTCTGCAATGGTAAAGACTACAATCAAAACAGTGCTAAAAAATTTAGCAGAAGGGGCTTTGTTTGTAATCATTGTTTTATTTTTATTATTAGGCAGTGTGCGAGCAGGACTTGTGATTGCTGTAACGATTCCGCTTGCGATGTTATTTGCGATAGTCATTATGCGCATTCGCGATGTGCCTGGAAATTTAATGTCAATGGGTGCGATTGACTTCGGACTGATTGTAGATGGTGCAGTCATCATTGTGGAAAATGCTGTTAGGCGCTTATCGATGGCAATCAAGGCGAAAGGCTCCCTTCTTACTACCGAAGAAAAAATTGAAACGATTAAGCAAGCAACTATTGAGGTAAGAAAGGCAACAATATTCGGAGAAACGATTATCGCAATAGTTTATCTACCCGTTTTATCTTTATCCGGTGTAGAGGGAAAAATGTTTATCCCGATGGCGGAAACTGTGCTGTATGCGCTATTCGGTGCTTTCGTTCTTTCGCTCACAGTAGTTCCAGTTCTTGCAACTTATATTTTAAAAGTAGAAGAGCCAGAAGAGCATGAGACTTGGCTTTTTCATAAATTCAAAATCTATTATATTCCACTTCTCGACAAATTTATGAATGCGAAGAACAAAGTGTTCACTGTTGCAATTGTGTCGATTGTGCTTAGCTTTGTAATGTTCGCAAACTTAGGAGCTGAGTTTATGCCTGAGTTAGATGAGGGCTCACTTCTTTTAGAAGTAGCGCGGCTACCTTCTGTTTCCCTCTCCGAGTCTATTGATACAGGAAGAAGAATTGAACATGCTTTAAAGAAAAATTTTCCTGAGCTACTACATGCTGTATCAAGAACAGGCTCGCCCGATATTGCAACTGATCCTATGGGGATTGATCGAACGGATATTTATTTACAATTGAAACCCAAAGAGGAATGGAGATTTGAGCGAGAGAAATTAATGCAGGCGTTAGTAGAGGATGTGGAAAAATCAATCCCGGAAGTAGCAGTATCCGTTTCGCAACCAATTAAAATGAGAACGAATGAGCTAATCGCTGGTATCCGCTCTGACATTGGTGTAAAAATATTTGGAGAAGATATTAAGACTCTTCGTGAACTTGGAGAGAAGACTTCGAATGAACTTCGAAAAATAAGCGGAGTCGTAGATTTAAAAATCGAGCAATTGGGGGGACTGAATTATTTAAGAATCAAACCTAGACGGGAAAGTCTTGCTCGTTATGGAGTGAATATTTTAGACATCAATCAAGTCACCGAAATTCTTTCTTCTGGTTATATGGCGGGAAGTGTATTTGAAGGGAATAAAAGATTTGATATAACCATTAAAACAAACCGCGAGATTCACTTTAATCTGGAGGAAATTCGCTCTTTACCGGTAAAATCTAGTTCAGGAAATTCCATTCCTCTTGGAGATTTAGCCGATGTATATATAGAGAGTGGACCTGTTCAGATCAGTCATCAAAATCAATACAGGAGAATGATTGTGGAGTTTAACGTTAGAGGAAGAGATATGATGAGCGTAGTGAATGAAGCCAATGAATTACTAGCTAAAAATGTCCCTCTCCCTGTCGGCTATCGTTTTGAGTTTGGAGGAAAGTATGAAAATTATATTTCCGCAAGAAATACTTTGATGGTAGTAGTTCCCCTAACGCTTTGTTTAATTCTTTTTCTCCTATGGCTTGCGTTTGGTCAGGTAACTCCTGCTATGATGATTTTTTTAAATGTTCCATTTGCGATTACCGGTGGAGTATTATTTTTATTCCTTAGAGGTATACCATTTAGTATTTCGGCAGGAGTTGGATTCATCGCCTTATTCGGAGTAGCCGTTCTGAATGGACTAGTGTTAATCTCATTTACAAAGGAGCAAGAGCTAGAAGGGATGACTCATATAGAAGCTGTAATCAGTGCTGCTCATATTCGACTTCGACCTGTATTGATGACTGCAATTGTAGCGGCTACTGGTTTTATACCAATGGCTGTCTCTACTAATATGGGAGCGGAAGTCCAACGTCCATTAGCCACTGTGGTCATCGGTGGACTGATAACAGCTAGCGTTCTTACGCTTCTTGTTCTGCCAGTTGTTTATGCTCGTTACTATGAAATGAAAAAGGATAAAGACTAACGGTGTTGCAGAGAACATTATTACTATTATTTGCTGCCATTTACCCTGCATTTTGGGCAATTTTTAAATTTACTAAGATGCCGATAGATGATCCGAAACAGCGGATAGTAGTAAGTATTCTCTGTCTCATTGGATTTAAACTTTATAATTCTGATAATCCCAAAATCAGAAAGAATCAGAATCTTTTAACCTATGCAGCGTATTATATGGTTACACTGCATAGCTTGTATCTTTCTTACTTGAATCATTTTTCTGTAGAGTTTCAAGTTCAAAGTTTTATACTCATCGTCTTTGCTTCCTTAGGTTTTATTCGCAAGTATCATTTATTCTATTATTTATTTTTTACTTTCTTTTGCTTTGTGCCCATTACGGTTGCGGGTTTTATGAAATTGGAAATCTATTACATCCTTTGCAACTTACTCCTAGTATGCATTGGCTCATTTGTGATTCAGATTTTCCATATACAATTTTTAAAACAACTTCTTGTCAATGATGCAACACTTCTTCGCTCAGTAGATAAAATGAAGGATGGGATTATTATCACCGACATTACTAGCCATGTTTTATTTGTCAATGAAGTGGCTCAAAAGCTATTGGATTTTAATTCCGAATTCTTGATTGGTTCAAAAGTAAATCTTCCCATTCCATCGGAAAATAGATTGACGGGGGATAAGACCGTTATCCGCACAGTGGAAGATAGACTCGTAGAAATTAGAATGCTTAAAGTCGAGCGACTCGGAAGACCTGTGTTCTTTATAATGGTAAAAGATATTACCGTCGAAGAAAGAGCAAGGCTTGAGACGGAAAGAAATAGAATTCTTCATCAGAATTTACTCATAAGCGCAAAAGAAGGATTAGTCGGAATCGATAAAGATGGAAAGATTACTTACTTAAATCCACATGCCCAAGAAATTACAGGATTTACAGAAGAAGAAGTTCTCGGAAAAACATTCCATGAAACTTTTCATCATAGTTGGATGGATGGAGTCCCACACGAAGAAGAGAATAGTCCAATTAGAGATACATTATCTACTGGAGTAATAGTTAGAATTAACAACGAAATATTCTGGAAGAAGGAAGATAAGTTTTTTTATGTGGAATATACCTGTTCTCCCATCAAGAAAGAAGAAGAAATTACAGGCGCAATCATTATTTTTAAAGATATTTCAGATAGAAAGAAAAAAGAAGAGTTGGAAAATAAAAGCTACAATGAATTGGCTTTTATTTCTGAGTCAGCAATGCGATTTCTCGAAACAACTACAAGAGAGGAAATCTTTGAATACGTATCATTATCGCTCTTTGAATATACCAAAGCGCGGGCAATCATTGTAAACTCCTATGATCTTGAAAGCCAAGAGTTTAAAGTCGAATCTACTAGTGGATTAACACAATTTATCAGACCGATAGAAAAGCTAATTAATTGCGAAATCAAAGGATCAAAATTTAAAATTGAATTTGAGCGATGTCCGCCAGCGGCTACTCTTAATAAGCTTATCCATTTACCGGATGGACTGTATGCAATGAATTTTGGTAATTTAAACCGAAAAGAATGTATGCAGATTGAATCCATGTTGAACGCAAAGCGTGTTTATAACTTTACTTTTTCGCTTGAGGAAAAAATTCTAGGATCTGTCATGATCCTTTACGGTGAAGATAAATTTCAATTTGAAACTATGTTGGAAATCTTTCTGCACCAAGCTACAATAGCGTTGAATCGGTATTAATTGTGCTAGACAAGGCGTGGCTTTTTACGCAAAAGTAGGATTACCATGAAGAAAATCTTATTTTTAGTTATCATCTTACTTTTAAATTGTTATGCAAATGTTAAATCGAATCCAATTCCGGGATGCAAGCGAATTCAAGGAATGCCAGGTCCTGAGGATATGGCGATGGATAGAGATGCTGGAATTTTATATGTATCGAGTCATGAAAGAAGAGGCGAGCTTGTAGATGGAAAACTTTTTCAATTAAATTTGAATGCAACCGACGAGCCTATGCCTTCTGTGATTAACACGAATTATCCTAAGAATTTTCATCCGCATGGAATGAGCCTTGTAAAAATAAATGGCAAATCTTTGTTATACGTTATATCACATCCAAGTATGGAGCCACCTACACATGCAGTTGAAGTATTTCAAATAGAAAAAAACAAAATCACTCATATCGAAACAATTCAGAATGAGACGCTCATAAGTCCGAATGACTTATATGTTGCGACTGACGGTCGTATATTTGTATCAAACGATAGAGGAGCCGGCAGTATGTTTCGAGCTTATATAGACGCACTCTTTGGAATTAAACGCTCCAAAATAAGTTACTTCGATGGGAAAAAATGGAAATTATTTGAAGACGCTGTTACATTTGGAAACGGAATTTTGCTAAAGAAAATCGGCAATAAAGAATATATCTATCGCGCCGCAACTACACCCGAACAAATATACAAATATGAAATCATACAGAATAATGGTGAGACAGAACTAAAACAAGTAAAGGTTTTTGATTTTAAGGAAGGTCCTGATAATTTAGAAGAGGATGAAGAGGGTAATATCTATTTTGCGGCACATAAGTCTATGTTTCGTTTTTTAAATCACAAGGATAATTCTAATTATCCGTCTCCTTCGCAAATATTTGTAATGGATAAAAATGAAACTGTAAAGGAAATCTATGCAAATGATGGAACCGAAATTCCTTCTTCTAGCACCGGACTCAGATATAAAAATAAACTTTATATCAGTCAGGTATTTAATCCATTCCTACTTTCGTGTCCAATAAAATAATGCTACCACTTTACGAAGAATCTAATCTGGCCGTAATGGCTGTGAACTGCACAGAAGAAGAAAAGGAATTTATCTTTGCCTGTTTGAATTTGGAAAAAGTAAAAACAATTTTTTGGTCTAGAGAATTTTCTATTCCAACTTTAAAAAAAGGCGAAGTAGTTTTGGTTGAATCCTTTGATCGTCTTGCTTTAAGTGAATTTGTAAATTGGTCTATTCAAGTGCAGATAATCGGACGTTTGTCCTACGAAGAGAAAAGAGCTGCTTCCATTTCCGGTATTACAAGTTATTGGAATTTGGATCAATATTCTATTCAGTCTATGTCGATTGGATTTTTCAAACGAACAGAAGAAATTTATCCAATTCATACTCTTGTTTGGACTGATAATAAAAATTTTAATCATAAGATAAAATCTGTTCTCAAATCTTTTTCGGTAAATGAAATAACTACGAATAATACAGATTATGCGTTCCAGGCACTACGAGAGAAATACTTTGATCTATTGATTTTGGATTGGGATACTGCTGGAATTGAAGTAATTCGGTTACTGAGAGAATTTAGAAATATCAAGTCTACATTGAATTATTTTCCTAGAGTCGTTGGTATAAAGGATTTTACCAAGATGAATATTTTTCAGGACTTGACGATGGGTATCAAAGATTTCTGTCCAATTCTTTTTTCGAAAGCAGAAGTGATGGAGTTACTTGTTGATTCGCTTCCGATTGGTCGAGACGAGTTAGTTGGAAAGACAGTTGTCATGGATAAACCATTTCTGAAATTGTATAAAGGTAAAAACAACAATCAGCTAATATTCATTTACCCCGATGACAAGGAATTTAAAAAAGAGAAATACATTCTTTCGGAAGAAGAGATGAATCTGCATATTTTTAAAAGACAATTCGAATGGCTGAAAGACTTAGTGATTCATGAATAAACTCATTGAAGAAGGTTTGGAATTTCTAAATCTAAAGAATGGAAGATTTGAAATTCGTTTTTTTGCGCAAAGTTGTTTTCCGATTTATAAAGTTTCTTTTCAAGATGAGAATAAATCTATCGCGGTTAAAATTTTAGATCGAGAAGATATGGCTCTCTCGGAGCTTTCAAGTCTTAGATACTTGAAAGAAAAAAATTGCTCTGTTCCTTTCACGTATGGAATTTATACAAAGGCAAATCAATCCTTACTCTACATGGCTTTTATTTCTGAGAGGCAAACAGCTAACAGAAAGGAATTATTACTGAACTCACTGCGTCAAATGTATTCAATCAAAAGCGCAAAATGGGGATTTGGCGAAGAAAACTTTATTGGAGCACTACAACAGAAAAATTCTTTTCATGAAAGCTTCGAGTCTTTCTTTTGGTTGGATAGAATTGAGCCACAACTAAAGCTAGGAATCAAGAAAAATCGAATTGAATTAAAACTTATAGAAAGACTGGAGACTTTGATTTTTCAAAAAAGTAGGGATTGGAACTTGAATTCAATTTCTCCAACTCTAATACATGGAGACCTCTGGAGCGGCA
Encoded here:
- a CDS encoding TRAM domain-containing protein, producing MTHVYKVLFALSFSIVSFGFLFPMYGDLLQPSIYTGLIFIATLGIVYFEDKIFPTINAEVAFCIAVGLLVGFGIGKLLTGLIADSKNPGLGLIVYLGLGYAGVKIGYAFSKKPGLAIFGGSGGPIRPFILGNEKPEEIRDKILDTSVVIDGRILDIADTHFIDGPLILPNFVLREIQLISDSSDPIKRARGRRGLDMLNKLQRKGTIEVKITYTDYTDTREVDAKLIKLARDTGAKLVTNDFNLNKVAELQGVKVLNLNNLANALKPVVLPGEEIAIQVIKEGKDENQGIGYLEDGTMVVIENGGHLVGKDVRVNVTSIIQTAAGKMIFTKAIK
- a CDS encoding TolC family protein encodes the protein MKSFYIILILFAFGIYAIESDSHAENSHCAGNAKLLTIVECVLNHSPEFKRTRIELTAIKGKKIAAAYLFPSNPSIQVMNAYRKQAQSEVTVFNPNAQTAINGEFQLSQEFYISGQRGKRMEVADSEFAAQIKKVATMERDTTAQALSAAVFYKNSLEEYRITEFLYQNSQDMASVVQGRAEKGLAAGIDADIANAEVSKISRLLNSAIRKRDGAKGNLTVMMGVNYDLSLTIIDSIPDIQLNTKNTQELIATALKQRTEVDAGVLDVRTAQKRIDLLRRESIPNLTVSAYLQRDGFNENVMGARASIPLRVWRDNSGEIVESEARKEQAMTNLEVNQHTIKFEVIRAVSNFNSLREETKNYPQELMKRVDEDLLSIKKALSTGQMNIRDALVAQNSLVTLKLSYIQSQSDYDLSKIELLRSVGFPLLQYAVVAK
- a CDS encoding efflux RND transporter periplasmic adaptor subunit is translated as MKYYKIYTILAILVIAFTSYRAYKYFSKKKAAPEAVESSKPLDDGTIRVDSEVSKDVNLHSTQVNTGEFQEAISLIGEVMADPDRVTKISARIPGRVSDVRFIEGSRVKKGQVLVTLESPEAARSKSKYLSTLSRVNAVERNAKRIRELVNLKLAAEQEAINAESELRVQESELRADKGNLLALGIPVPDTTGLNSAGENSGRIEILSPIDGIILSREIVKGSQVDAITSLATIGNLDSVWFMVKLFEKDLGKVAEGDLAKVKLNPYPKEEFEGRLMYIGNQIDLGSRTVSGRIVIKNKNHMAKIGLFGTAELYTSDYNVLAVPIDAIAPMQGKDYVFVEEKPGEYKAREVKLGRRNSTIVEVLSGLSVGEYIVDTGIFTLKSTFLKSTFGE
- a CDS encoding efflux RND transporter permease subunit; this encodes MKFLTLIVEWSLENRVIVLAATALFFFFGLDSARKMKMDAIPDVTTIQVQVITSAPSLSPLEIEQYVTFPVERSMSGIPHVEEVRSISRYGLSVVTIVFKDSMNIFLARQLVGERLADAVNNIPKGYGTPTMGPISTGLGEIYQFTLSSRNHSLMELTTYLNWYVNPILKTIPGVVEVNTFGGHVKQYQIILNMERMQSLGIVMTDVIEALQKNNASMGGGYIEHNKEHFVIVASGLAGSLEDLGKVFVGKTKEGTPISLTMIAELKFGARLRLGATTKDGEGEVVGAIALMLMKENSLQVSEAVHAKLEELKKTLPEGIVVETYYDRSAMVKTTIKTVLKNLAEGALFVIIVLFLLLGSVRAGLVIAVTIPLAMLFAIVIMRIRDVPGNLMSMGAIDFGLIVDGAVIIVENAVRRLSMAIKAKGSLLTTEEKIETIKQATIEVRKATIFGETIIAIVYLPVLSLSGVEGKMFIPMAETVLYALFGAFVLSLTVVPVLATYILKVEEPEEHETWLFHKFKIYYIPLLDKFMNAKNKVFTVAIVSIVLSFVMFANLGAEFMPELDEGSLLLEVARLPSVSLSESIDTGRRIEHALKKNFPELLHAVSRTGSPDIATDPMGIDRTDIYLQLKPKEEWRFEREKLMQALVEDVEKSIPEVAVSVSQPIKMRTNELIAGIRSDIGVKIFGEDIKTLRELGEKTSNELRKISGVVDLKIEQLGGLNYLRIKPRRESLARYGVNILDINQVTEILSSGYMAGSVFEGNKRFDITIKTNREIHFNLEEIRSLPVKSSSGNSIPLGDLADVYIESGPVQISHQNQYRRMIVEFNVRGRDMMSVVNEANELLAKNVPLPVGYRFEFGGKYENYISARNTLMVVVPLTLCLILFLLWLAFGQVTPAMMIFLNVPFAITGGVLFLFLRGIPFSISAGVGFIALFGVAVLNGLVLISFTKEQELEGMTHIEAVISAAHIRLRPVLMTAIVAATGFIPMAVSTNMGAEVQRPLATVVIGGLITASVLTLLVLPVVYARYYEMKKDKD
- a CDS encoding PAS domain-containing protein; this encodes MQRTLLLLFAAIYPAFWAIFKFTKMPIDDPKQRIVVSILCLIGFKLYNSDNPKIRKNQNLLTYAAYYMVTLHSLYLSYLNHFSVEFQVQSFILIVFASLGFIRKYHLFYYLFFTFFCFVPITVAGFMKLEIYYILCNLLLVCIGSFVIQIFHIQFLKQLLVNDATLLRSVDKMKDGIIITDITSHVLFVNEVAQKLLDFNSEFLIGSKVNLPIPSENRLTGDKTVIRTVEDRLVEIRMLKVERLGRPVFFIMVKDITVEERARLETERNRILHQNLLISAKEGLVGIDKDGKITYLNPHAQEITGFTEEEVLGKTFHETFHHSWMDGVPHEEENSPIRDTLSTGVIVRINNEIFWKKEDKFFYVEYTCSPIKKEEEITGAIIIFKDISDRKKKEELENKSYNELAFISESAMRFLETTTREEIFEYVSLSLFEYTKARAIIVNSYDLESQEFKVESTSGLTQFIRPIEKLINCEIKGSKFKIEFERCPPAATLNKLIHLPDGLYAMNFGNLNRKECMQIESMLNAKRVYNFTFSLEEKILGSVMILYGEDKFQFETMLEIFLHQATIALNRY
- a CDS encoding SMP-30/gluconolactonase/LRE family protein — encoded protein: MKKILFLVIILLLNCYANVKSNPIPGCKRIQGMPGPEDMAMDRDAGILYVSSHERRGELVDGKLFQLNLNATDEPMPSVINTNYPKNFHPHGMSLVKINGKSLLYVISHPSMEPPTHAVEVFQIEKNKITHIETIQNETLISPNDLYVATDGRIFVSNDRGAGSMFRAYIDALFGIKRSKISYFDGKKWKLFEDAVTFGNGILLKKIGNKEYIYRAATTPEQIYKYEIIQNNGETELKQVKVFDFKEGPDNLEEDEEGNIYFAAHKSMFRFLNHKDNSNYPSPSQIFVMDKNETVKEIYANDGTEIPSSSTGLRYKNKLYISQVFNPFLLSCPIK
- a CDS encoding fructosamine kinase family protein, coding for MNKLIEEGLEFLNLKNGRFEIRFFAQSCFPIYKVSFQDENKSIAVKILDREDMALSELSSLRYLKEKNCSVPFTYGIYTKANQSLLYMAFISERQTANRKELLLNSLRQMYSIKSAKWGFGEENFIGALQQKNSFHESFESFFWLDRIEPQLKLGIKKNRIELKLIERLETLIFQKSRDWNLNSISPTLIHGDLWSGNVLFADKAYFIDPSICYAHPEQDLAMLELFGSQLNRTEVEDFLNELGCSNNFSERVPFWQIYPLLVHVNLFGGSYVSQFYQSVEFYD